AAGGAAGGGCCAGCCCACATATACACCGTCATCAACGGGCAGAAGGTGGAGAAATTCGATATCGAGATCGTCCATGTTGCGAAGCAGGATTACCCGGCAACCAAGGGGATGGTCATCAAGATTACAGACCCTCGCTTGCTTGATAAAACTGGCGGTATCGTGCAAGGGATGAGCGGTAGTCCGATTATCCAGAACGGCAAAGTGATTGGAGCAGTGACTCACGTTTTCGTGAACGATCCGACGAGCGGGTACGGCTGCTTCATTGAGTGGATGCTGCAGGATGCAGGCATTATGCTACGCCCATCCGCAGAGTTGAAGGAGAAGGAATCACAACTGAAGGCCAGCTAATGGTCTTCAGTTTTTTTTGATGCGCAAATGTCGATTAATGTATAACTGTGAAATAAATTTTTTATTATAATAGAACAAAGAAAAAAAATCCATAAAAAGATTATTCGACAGAAGGAATTTTCTTCTACGTGTCGAAATCATATATTTAGGTAAATCATGCTACACAGGCGTTTGAATTAGAGGAGGAACATAACGTGCACACAATTGAAGTACTTTTAGCAGATGATAATCGGGAATTTACGAATCTGTTATCTGAATTTATCGATGAGCAGGACGATATGCAGGTGACAGGCGTGGCGTATAACGGTAACGATGTGCTTCGTCTAATTGAGCAGAGCAGCCGTGTGCCAGATGTGTTGATTCTGGACATTATCATGCCTCATCTGGACGGTCTCGGTGTGCTGGAGAAGCTTCGCGAGATGGACTTGAACCCGCAGCCGAAGATTATTATGCTAACAGCGTTCGGTCAAGAAAACATTACGCAAAAAGCGGTTCAGCTTGGCGCCTCCTACTATATTCTTAAGCCGTTCGATATGGAAATATTGACAAACCGCATTCGTCAGCTAGTCGGCTCCGCACAATCGATGCCGATGATGAGCAACTCGAGCCAAGGGCAAATGAAGACGAACGTCGTTCAGCTGCCAAAGACGAAAAACTTGGACGCCAACATTACGACAATTATCCACGAAATCGGTGTACCTGCGCATATTAAAGGGTATCAATATTTGCGTGAAGCGATCACGATGGTGTATAACAACATCGAGATTCTGGGCGCCATTACGAAGACGCTGTATCCGGCGATTGCCGAGAAATATAAGACGACGCCTAGCCGTGTTGAGCGTGCGATTCGTCACGCGATTGAGGTTGCTTGGACGCGCGGCAACATCGACAGCATCAGTCATCTGTTCGGCTACACGATCAACATCTCGAAGTCGAAGCCGACGAATAGCGAATTTATCGCGATGGTGGCGGATAAGCTGCGGATTGAGCACAAGGTGTCGTGAAAGGATAAGCAGTAGCCAATAGATATGGAGTGTGGAGGGCCATTCTTCTTCAGCAGAGGAATGGCTCTTTGGTATACTTGAATTCGCTGGCGTGACTCACATAATAGAGCCGGACCATATGGCCCGGCTCTGTGACATTCGACAGCTAATTGTCATTGTAGTACGACCAAGCTACGGCCGTATGTCGCATTTGTTTTTGATAAAATGAATCTGATTTTCCAGTCGGTTGATCATTTCCACGGTTTCTTTGTCTGAGGAGTTGGACGACTGCTTTAACGACGCGAGCTCTTCTTGCAAGGTATGCAGGTCCTGGCCTGCATTGGAGCAATTGTAGCTGCTTTCCAGCTGATCGATCATTCGGATGCTACCTCCCATGACTCATAAGATCTGTCTAGAGAACAGCTATAGTATGGGATCAAATTGAAGGCTTTATGCCGCTCCCGCTTCAAGCAATTACAGGATGGACTGCTTCTGTAGTTCCCTGGCCTCGTCATGATTTGCTTGTTCCAGCTCCGAGCACTTCTCTTCAATCCATTCCAACCAACCCTCAGGCAGTCGGTCTGCTATGTAGCTTTGCAGCTCCTCCTTCTGAGTCGCGAGCTCATAGATGAGCCGCTCATACGTACGCAGCATCTCGTTGAAATCCAGTCCGATATCATCCATCACCAGCTCTTGAATCGCCTTGTCGTTACGACTTTCACGGAAGCTTTTGGTGAACAAGCCATCGTAAATCTCAACTATCAGACCGTTCTGAACGCGAACAATTTTCTGACATATTTTTTGCATGGAATCTACTCCTTGCACTGGATTGAGATCATTATAACATAACATTATTTAACACGGTGTAGAATTTTGTAAGTGCTTTCTTAATTTTTGGTATTTTTTTGTTGCATACCGATTAACGGGTTCGGACATTTTAGGATAGAAGACAGTGAAGCTTGAAGGACGGCTCATAACAGGGGGACATCGGTGTCGAAAGGAGACGCGAACATGCAGCAGACGGAGATGGAACGTAAGGTGGATTCGTATAAAATTGGGGTCGGTCACATGATGGACCACTTGCCTACGATGGTTCAGGCGTATAACCATTTCACAGGTGAATGCTTCGCAGACGGGGCGCTTGACGCTAAGCAGAAGCAGCTGATTGCACTCGGCATTAGTTTGTTCGCGAACAATGAGGTGTGCACCTATTATCACGTTCAGGAGGCAATCAGCAAGGGGGCAACCAAGGCTGAAATTATGGAGGCAACGGCTGTTGCCGCAGCCGTCGGCAGCGGACATACGCTGTCACAGGGTGTGACGAGAGTTCAGAAGGCGCTCGAGACGCTCACAGCTGGTACGCAGTAATGGAATACGTAAAGCCTCCGCCTGAAGGTCGGAGGCTATTTGCGTTTATACGTTGATCAGCGCCGGTTCCGCTTCTCTCGGAATCGAGGCGCTACATAATTACGCTTGCGATCGCGGAAGAACGTCCAGCCTCCGATGAAGGCGACGCCAAGCGCGAATAAGATAAAGCCTATGATCAGCTTCCACCAGAGTATGCTGCCGTCGCTCGTGTTGAATTGCGCGAACCAGGCATCCTTCATCGCGAGGAAGCCGTAGGTCGCCATTAACCCTGGAATAACAAGAAGTAATATCGCAATAAAGCGTTGAAATGCTGCCTTCATGTGTAAGCTCCTTCAGTCTAAGAGTATCCAGCCTTCTTTTATTCATACACGATATACGTTAACATATTTTATTGAACAATTCATCGCAATTCACAAATTGGACTATATTTCTACGGTAAATTAAGGTTAAAATAATAGAATACTAGCTTCGGGAGGGAATCCAATGTCTGAAACGTTTGACACGATCGTGCTCGGAGGCGGCATCGGCGGCTACACAGCTGCGATTCGCGCAGCTCAGCTCGGCCGAACAGTTGCGATTGTGGAGCAGGACAAGCTCGGTGGCACATGTCTACATCGTGGCTGTATTCCAAGCAAGGCGCTGCTGCGCAGTGCAGAGCTGTACGCTCAGATGAAGGAGAGCGAGAGCTTCGGCATTATCGCCGAGGCGGTGAAGCTGGATTACCGTAAAGTATCAGAGCGTAAGAGCGCAATCGTAGAGCAGCTGTACCAAGGCGTCCAATATTTGATGAGTAAAAATAAAATAACGGTATTCCAAGGTGTCGGCCGCATTATCGGTCCGTCGATCTTCTCGCCGCGCAGCGGTACGGTATCGGTCGAGCAGGCGGATGGGGAGATCTTAAATATTGTGCCTTCGCAGCTCATCATTGCGACCGGCTCGAGACCGCGTATGCTGCCGGGCCTCGAGGCGGACGGTCAATATGTACTGACAAGCGATGATATTCTTCGATTGGAGGAGCTGCCGCAGTCAATCGTGATCGTAGGAGGAGGCGTCATCGGCGTCGAATGGGCGTCGATGCTGAACGACTTCGGCGTCGAGGTCACGGTAGTCGAGTATGCGCCGCGGCTAGTACCCTCCGAGGACGAGGATGTGTCACGTGAGCTGGAGAGGCTGCTGAAGCGTAGGGGAGTAAGCGTACTCACTAGCGCCAAGCTACTAACCGATACCGTCGAACGTGGAGCTGAAGCTTCGCAAGGGCCCGGTGTGAAGCTCCAGATTGAGCGCAAGGGCGAGCGTCAGCAGCTGTCTGCTCAAGC
Above is a genomic segment from Paenibacillus sp. YYML68 containing:
- the spo0A gene encoding sporulation transcription factor Spo0A codes for the protein MHTIEVLLADDNREFTNLLSEFIDEQDDMQVTGVAYNGNDVLRLIEQSSRVPDVLILDIIMPHLDGLGVLEKLREMDLNPQPKIIMLTAFGQENITQKAVQLGASYYILKPFDMEILTNRIRQLVGSAQSMPMMSNSSQGQMKTNVVQLPKTKNLDANITTIIHEIGVPAHIKGYQYLREAITMVYNNIEILGAITKTLYPAIAEKYKTTPSRVERAIRHAIEVAWTRGNIDSISHLFGYTINISKSKPTNSEFIAMVADKLRIEHKVS
- a CDS encoding DUF2524 domain-containing protein, which translates into the protein MIDQLESSYNCSNAGQDLHTLQEELASLKQSSNSSDKETVEMINRLENQIHFIKNKCDIRP
- the lpdA gene encoding dihydrolipoyl dehydrogenase, with amino-acid sequence MSETFDTIVLGGGIGGYTAAIRAAQLGRTVAIVEQDKLGGTCLHRGCIPSKALLRSAELYAQMKESESFGIIAEAVKLDYRKVSERKSAIVEQLYQGVQYLMSKNKITVFQGVGRIIGPSIFSPRSGTVSVEQADGEILNIVPSQLIIATGSRPRMLPGLEADGQYVLTSDDILRLEELPQSIVIVGGGVIGVEWASMLNDFGVEVTVVEYAPRLVPSEDEDVSRELERLLKRRGVSVLTSAKLLTDTVERGAEASQGPGVKLQIERKGERQQLSAQAMLVCVGRQANIEGIGLENTDARVENGFIKVNANKQTAELHIYAVGDCIGGLQLAHAAAHEGIAAAEHGAGLKPTAYAEHQIPRCVYTRPEIASVGWTEQQAKEKGLQVKTAKLSFQSLGKAKVLGETDGFVKVIADQATGDIVGVHLIGAHATDMIAEAALAQLLQATPWEVGQTIHPHPTLSELMGEAMLAVDGQSISF
- a CDS encoding carboxymuconolactone decarboxylase family protein — translated: MQQTEMERKVDSYKIGVGHMMDHLPTMVQAYNHFTGECFADGALDAKQKQLIALGISLFANNEVCTYYHVQEAISKGATKAEIMEATAVAAAVGSGHTLSQGVTRVQKALETLTAGTQ
- a CDS encoding DUF2627 domain-containing protein, which codes for MKAAFQRFIAILLLVIPGLMATYGFLAMKDAWFAQFNTSDGSILWWKLIIGFILFALGVAFIGGWTFFRDRKRNYVAPRFREKRNRR